GCCGGCACTTCTGATCTGGTTCGCGGCCGGCATGTATCTCGCTCTGGCTCAGACCCGGTCGACCGCTGGCGACCACCCCTCCGCGGCCTCGCCGTCACGAGTACGGCTCATCCTCGCCTCGCCAGGCGTCAGCTGGACCCTGGTGCTCGCGATCATGCTGGTTGCCTCAACCCCGGTGGCAGGCCCGACCATGCTCGCCGCCCCGACACCAGCGGAAATCGTGACCAAGGTCCTTCTGTACAGCGCCGTCGGATTTCTCGTGGTCGGCTCGGGCATCTTCCCCGACCGCGACTCACGCTACGTGCGCCTGATGTCCCTGCCCAGGCTGCGACACCTCGGTCACATCTCCTACGGCATCTTCCTGATCCACCTCCCCGTACTCCACCTGGTGGTCTGGATCTCCGGGTACGAACTCTTCACCGGCGCCTTCTGGGCGCTGTGGTGTTCGACTATCGCCCTCTCCGTGGTGGGTGCCGAGCTCCTCTACCGCCTGGTCGAGCGTCCGGCCATGGGGCTGCGATCGTCGCCGACTCCTCGCACGAGTGTCGATGCCAAGCCGGACAGCGCCACGATGACCAGGTAGTGGGGCCACGACAAGGACCCTGCCCACCCGGCCGAGGACCCCCACGGACGTACCGCGTATATCGCGACGGCCAACCCGCTGGCTCCGGCCACGACGTAGGCCACCAGTTCAGCCCGGCCGCGTCTGGCGGCCAATCGGGCGACAGCGAAGACGACGGAGGCTATGAGGGCACCCGCCCAGCCGGCCAGCACGGCGCCCACGCCCCACGCGATCACGATGACCGTGGTCGCGGGCAGGCCTCTCCCTGCGTCGGCCGGAGTGCTGCCGAGGGCTCCATCCGCGGCTCGTGTCGGCGGCCCCGAGAGGCTCCTCAGGCGGCGACGGATCGGTGCTACGCAGAGCGAGACCGCCAGAAGGACGAGTGCGGACAACCCGAGCATCAGCGCCCATCGGTACGTCCGCCCCGGGGCGTACCTGACTGTCACGACCTCATCGCTCGACAGCCGCCAGGCCTGCTGCCAGCCGTCGACGACCAGGGGCTCCAGCGCGGCGCCGCCTTGCGTGGCACGCCACCCGTCATTGTGGTTCTGACGCATGACGATGATGCCGGAGCTCCGGCTCGGCGTGATCGAGAAGTCGGAGCGCCCACGGGATCTCCACTTAACTCCGGACACGGCATCTGCAGCTGGTGCCTGACCCAGTGCCGCGTCCGGTCGCCGGAGACGCAGCTCGTCCACGACAACAGGCCCGTCGCTGAGGGCCACGACCGTCTGGCCACCGGCGACGAGGTCAACTTCCTCGCGGCTTCTGACCTGCCTGCCGTCCTCCATCGAGGTGCACCAGCGCAGGTCGACGCGGTCGAGGTCGTAGAGCTGCCGGGGGCTCGCACGGACGGCTGTTCCCCGGACGGAGTCCCCGATCTGTACGTCGGGGCCGGTCCCGCAGGCCCACGTCCGCTGCTGGTCGGACAGATCGACAGGTTCGAACGGAACTCCGTTGATGCGCAGCTCGCTGATGCCCACCGGCAACTCGCTGACGAAGCCGTCGCGACCTGCGCTGCCAGCAGCTTCCGCATCCAGCACGCGCAGGACCAAGCTGTCGGTCTCGACGTCGCCCAGATCGGCACGACCTCCGGAGTCGAGCTGCAGCTGCTGCGACCCATCATCATGGAGCAACTCGACCGTGACTGGACGGCGGACGGGCGCCGCCTCCTCAACGACCACCTCGATGCTCGAGAGCGAGCGAGTTCCCAGCCAGTTGATACGGAGCTCCGGGCTGAGATCGTCGAGTCGTGCAGTCCAACTGGTCCCGATGTCACCGTCGATGGCGGCCAGGCCGGAGCTGCGAGGGTCTTCGACGGCATGGCTCGATTCGGAGACATTGATCGGCTGGCCCTGCTGCAGCAAACTGGACAGTTCAGGTCCGAACACCGGGCGACCTGTCGCCTCAGCGACATAGGAGGCGGCCCGCGGAACGTGGATCCATCGGTCAAGCCCCTTCGGTTCCTCGTGACCAAAGTCCTCGCCCTCTCGGCAAGGGGTCCGCAGCCCGACGACAACGCACCCGGTGCGGTGGTCGAGCAAGGTGCGAAGCAAGATGGCGTCTGGCGCAGGCCACGTGTCTGGCATCTGCGGGGTCACCAGCTGGCGGCGCACCTCCCCGGCACCCCACGACACCTCGGCCAGCGCCAACATCGCGGGGCTGCCGCTGGCGATTTCAATGCGGATGCTCGAAGTTGCACCTGCAGGGACCTGGAGCACTCGCGTGCTTCCAGGCGCAGCCTCCACAGTGTCGCTGCCCCCCTTGTCAGTCACCGCCCGGATCTGCACGCGATCCCGCGCCGACGGACCCACGGTGACCTCGACTGCGTCGACGAATCGCGGCGACGCTAACTGAACTCGCCACCATGGTGTCCCGGCTTCACCATCCCGGGACACCCACTCGGTGCCGAACAGGCCGTCGATGGCGGCGTAGGGTGAGGAGGCTGCTCGAGCTCCCCCAGGAGTCACTGCATCAGAGATCGAGCTCGAAGCGTGAACAGTCTCGGCACCAAGAAGACGCGCCCTGGACTGCCACCTGCCAGCCGCCGGCGGGAGGTAATCGAGCGTCGGGTTCTTTGAGCGGCGTGGCTCGCCGGCCAAGAGTGGGTGCGACTGCGAGTCGTGTACCCGTCCGAAGAAGCGCTCCCTGCGGATGAACCCGTCCGTGAGCATGTAGGAGGCCGGCGGTGTCCCCTCCGCATCGACGCCGAGCACCGCCGGCGTATCGCCGAGCAGACCGGCGCCCCGCAGGTCATGCAGGTCCTCGGGTCCTCCAACGACGACCGGCGGCTCCCCCGCCTCCACGACCGCTATTGTGCCGTCGATGCCATAGACCTCGATGGCTGGGCGCTCCTCACGCCACCCCCACCCGCTGACGATGCGGCGATCATCGTCCGTGACCACCGCGGCGCCACCGAGGTCAGGGCCGAACGAGGCGACGCGACGTACGCCTGGCGATCCCTCGATTGCCTGATGGACCAGGACCGGCTCCGGGACGTCACTGTCGACGACCAGGTCGTTTCGCACCACGAGGTAGGCGACCCCAGCACGGCGCAGTGTCCCGGCTAAAGCCTCGGAGGGTTCCCCTTCAGACAACAGTCCCTCCACAGCGTCCAACCAGCGGATGTTCCCCGGCGGCGCGAGCGGGATGGCGTTGCGAACTGCCCACGGGCTCTCTGCCAGGTACTGAAGGGGCTCGTCACGTGGAGCGCCCCAGAGGTAGTCGGCAAACCCCGAGCCCGGGGCGAGGAGGGCGGTCTCTCCGGGAGCGCTGTTCTGTCCGAGCCACTCCGCGGCATCGCTCCAGTAGTCCGGTGTCTCGATGACGGCAGCAGCGGGTGCCAACCGGCCCGTGATCGCTGGCGCGGCCGCGCCAGCAATTGCTACCAAAGAGAGAAACACCAGACCGGTTCGTGCCCACGTTCGCGGATGTGGCGAGAGTCGAGTCGGTGACTCTCGGGCGGCGGGCCAGTGGGCCCTCTCGAGAACGAGTGCCAGGCCCACGACCATGGGCAGACGGACGACGGGATCGAACTTGTGGAGATTGCGGAGCGGTGCCAGCGCTCCGTCGAGCCAGGTATGGACGGACCCCGCGAGGACGCCTTCGACCGCTCCCGTGTGGCCCGCCGTTACGAGCACCAGCCCCAGCACCAGCGTGACCACGAGAAAGACGCGCAGGCGGTAGGGCGCCACAACGATCCCGACCAGTCCGAGGCTGAGGACGACGGCGGAGTTCAGGGCCAGGTAGCCCTGCGTCACGGTCAGGTGACCGCCAACCCAGGATGAGTCGATGTACGGCACCCATGCCGACGTGCCGCGCAGTGCATCGGTGAGAGTCGTCGGGAAGGTCGTGATGGAGGCGGACTCAATGAAGGCTAGGAACGGGGGACTGTAGGTGCCCAGCAGCAGCAGCGGCACTAGCCACCAGCCCGTGGCTAAAAGTGTGGCGAGAGACCATCCAAAAAGCAGGACGTTTCGGCGTCGGCTCACGGGTCTCGTCAACAACCATGCTGCCCCCACTGGGATGACCGCGAAGGTGGCCACCGCGTTGACACCGCCGACCATGCCCACCGCCAACCCTGCTAGCCCTGCAGCACGCCACGGATGAACACGTGTCAGTCCGAGCACCAGCGGAAGCAAGACCCATGGGGCCACAGCACTGGGCCAGGCTTCGATCGAGATCGGACCCAGCGTGCTCAGGAGGCGAGGCGAGGTGGCGTACGCGAAAGCTGCAGCCAGGCACGCGAAGTCCGACCGCACGCCGAGCGCCCGGCAAACCAGCGCAGCGCCCAAAAACGCCGTGACGAGCACGAGGCTCATCCAGAGGCGCTGAACGACCCACCCGTCCAGACCGACGACCTCCCCCAACAAGAAGAAGGGGCCCATGGGCCAGAGGTAGCCGTACGCCTGATTCTGAAGCTGCCCGAACGCTGCGTCGGGGTCCCACATGTCCAAGGCGCGCATCAGGAAGCTGCCCGGCGCCTCCACCAAGTCGAACTTCGTGTCGGCGATGAGATATCCGGGCGACTGAAGGAAGGCGATGCCGACAAGGAGCGCGCAGCCGGCCAGCAATCGGCTGCGCCACCTGAGTTGGGCCACACGCCGATCCGTTCTCGACTGGACCCCCGCCGCGGACTCGGCGGCCTTCAGGTCCGTCGCAGCACCAGCACCAGGTTCCACGTCACCACCTCGCGCAGGAGCGGCACGCGGAGCAGCCAGTGCGACCACCAGGGGTTGTAGCGCGGGAGCACGGCGACGACGTCCCCCAGCCGTTGGCCTCGCGCCCAGCCGAGTCCCTCGGCCACGGTCACGCCGAACATCGTCTCGCCGTAGCGGTTCTTGGGCTCGTGGCCGTGACGGCGGACGTACTGGCGGCGTGCGCGACGTCCCCCGAGGTAGTGCCACGGCGCGGTCTCGTGCCCGCCCCAGGGGCCGAACCAGACGGTGTAGCTCAGGTAGACCAGGCCTCCCGGCCGCGTCACCCGCACCATCTCCTCCGCCATCCGCCAGGGGTCGGGGACGTGCTCGAGCACGTTGGAGGAGTAGCAGACGTCGACGGACGCGTCGCGGAAGGGCAGCTGCATGCCGGAGCCGATGACCGTCCCGGGTGGGATGTCGCCGGCGCCGCTGAGCTCCCCCACGTCGGCATCGAGCGCGACGTAGTCGGCTCCAGCGGCCCGGAAGGCGTCGCGGAAGTAGCCGGGTCCCCCACCGACGTCGAGCAGCCGCGCGCCGTCGAGGTCGGTCCAGGCGGCCAGCTGGGCGACGGAGTCGTCCGCGACGGCGCGGTAGAAGCGCTCGGGGTCGGTCTGCTCGTGGCGGAACTCGCGCAGCAGCCGGATCGACCGGCGCAGCGTCGCCGTACGGCGGCCACCGGCAGGACGACCGCGGACGAGCACGGCCTCGACCCTACTCGACGGTTACCGGCGCCGAGGCAGGACCGACTACCCTCCGGACGATGCACGACCACGTGCGCCTCGACGGTCGACACGTCATCTTCCTCAGCTGGCGCGACACCACGAACCCCGAGGGTGGCGGCGCGGAGCTCTACCTCGAGCACATGGCCCGCGGGCTCGCCGAGCGCGGCGCCCGCGTCACCGTCTTCTGTGCCGCGCACGAGCGAGCTCCGGCGGACGAGGTCCTCGACGGCGTCCGGTTCGTGCGGCGGGGCTCCAAGCTGACGGTCTACCTCGCCGGCTTCCTGCGGCTGCTCACGCGGCGCCTCGGACATGCGGATGTCGTGGTCGACGTGCAGAACGGGATGCCGTTCCTGGCGCGCCTCGCCACCCGGCGTCCCGTCGTGGTCCTCGTCCACCACGTCCACCGCGAGCAGTGGCCGGTCGTCTACCCGGGGGTGACCGGACGCGTCGGCTGGTGGATCGAGAGCTGGCTGGCCCCCCGGGTCTACCGGTCCTGCCAGTACGTCGCGGTCTCCCAGGCGACCCGCCGCGAGCTCGTGGAGCTGGGGGTGGACGCCCATCGCATCGCGGTGGTCCACAACGGCACCGCGCCGGAGCTCGAGGTGTCCGACGGCAAGTCCGAGGTCCCGGAGATCTGCGTCGTGGGTCGGCTGGTCCCCCACAAGCAGGTCGAGCACGCGATCGACGCGTGGCGGGACCTGCGGGCCGAGCTCCCCGACCTGCGGCTGACCATCGTGGGCGACGGCTGGTGGTCGGAGCAGCTGCGCGAGCACGCCCGGGCGACCGACCCCGGCGGCGCGGTGACGCTGACCGGGCACGTGTCCGAGCTCGCCAAGCAACAGGTCTACGCCCGTTCCTGGGTGATGGCGCTTCCCTCCCTCAAGGAGGGTTGGGGTCTGGTCGTCGGCGAGGCCGGACGGCACCGCACCCCCACCGTGGCCTACCGGTCGGCAGGCGGAACGAGAGAGTCCGTAATTGACGGGACGTCCGGCCTGCTGGTGGACGACTACGCGGGGATGGTCGACGCGCTGCGGTCGGTCCTCACCGACACGGAACGTCGACAGCGACTGTCCGAGGGCGCGCTCGAGGTCAGCCGGCGGTTCACCTGGGAGCACGCGCACGGTTCGTTCGCGGCGGTGCTGACCTCGACCCTGAGGGGCGAGCTGAGCGCGAGCCAGGACCCCGACGAGGAGCCCGGCAGCTCGGCCGGACCGGGTTACTGGGTCGAGCCGTAGTCGACGAAGGGCTGGTCGGCATCTGCCGGCGACCGCTCCGGTCCGCTCGTCTGGGTGTAGACGACGCCGAAGACCGTCGCAGCGGCGAGCGCGGCTCCGGCGAACATCGCCAGGGCGCCACCGATCAGGTTGTTGAGCACGGGTTCCCTCCCTTGATCGCGGGGAACTTTATCAGCGACCCCAAGGCCGCCACCGAATCCGCGCCCTCATCTCGCCAAGAGTGATGAAGATCGCAGCCGACAGCACGGCCAGGAACAGCGACCAGCCCACCGCCAGCGCGACCAGCCACGTCGCCGGGGTGCGAGGCTCGGCTGCGCCCTCCAGGACGAGGACCTCGACGGTCCCCGTGAGGACGGGCCTGCCCGCCACCTCGTCCGGATCGCCGCGCGCGGTCCGGTCGACCACGACCGCGGTGATGCCGAGCGCGGCGAGGTCCTCCTCCGGGCTGCCGCCCGCCAGGGCTCGTGCCACCGCCGTCGCCCGGGGATCCTCTCCCGCGAGCGGACGACCGTCCACGCGGAGCGCGTCGTCCACCACGAAGTCCGGCCGCAGGTAGCGGCCGAGCGGGTCGAGGCTCGGCCGGCGACCGTTCCAGTCGAAGGCCCGGTAGCTGCTGAAGGGGAGGACGAGCACGTCGCCCTCGTCGCCCACCGCCTGGCGCGCTGCTTCGTACGCCGCGGGATAGGCGACCGGCACCAGCCGACCGCCCGCTCCCCACGCCGCATCGGGCAGCAGCGGCACAGGTGCCACCGCGATGGCGGCAGCCACCACCACCCCCTGCCACCGGTGGACGAAGAGACTGCCCACCGCTGAGACCCCGTGGGCCACCAGGACCGCGACCAGGGGCGAGCACAGGAGCAGCAGCCGGCTGCCGTCGCGCATCACCCCGGCACCGGGTACGACCGCCGCCACCTCGCCCAGCCACGTCGGCACCAGCCATGTCGCCACGGCGCCGGCGTACCCCAGAACCCAGAGCCGTGCCAGCCGCGGCATCGCGGCCACCCGCCGCCACCGGGTGGCGCCCACGCCTGCGACCAGCAGCAGGACGAGCAACGACACCACCGCCAGCAGGCCCTCCCGCGAGCCGGGCACCACGTCGGCGTTCCAGATCCCCCCGAGCGACAGGGCCGCCAGCGGCGCCGGCAACATCCCCTCCGCACTCAGCGCGAACACCTCGGCACTGCGCGGGTCGACCCGCGCCTCCGCGGCATGGAGCAGCCCCGCCACGACCCACGGCGCGTTGGCGGCGACCGGGACCGCGAGCAGCTCGGCCCACCGGCGCCGCGGGAGACCGCGACCCGCGCCGACGAGCAGCAGGACCGCGAGGACCAGGAGCCCACCGCTGGCGCTGAGGCTCCCGAGGACGACCAGCAGCCACCAACCCCGACCGCCCGCGCCCGCCCGCCACCGCAGCAGGCTGCTCACCAACCACGGCAGGACCGCGTAGGTCACCAGCAGCGGCCACTGGCCGATCACCAGCCGCTCGACCACCCAGGGGTTCCAGACGTAGACGGTGACCGCCGCGCAGCGGGCGACGAGCCCGACGTCGGGGACCAGCCCGGCCGCGCCGGCACCGCCGGCGACCAGCGCGCCCAGCAGCACCAGCTTCTGCAGCAGCATGCCCGGCACGACCTCGTCGAGCGCCGCGACGACGGCGTCCGAGGGCACTGCGCGTGGGACACCGGAGCCGAGCCCGAGGAAGTCCGGACGCAGCGACAGGTCGGGAACCCAGACCATGTCGTAGGTGAGCACGAACCCCGGGCCGAGCGCGGGGCCGAGCATCAGCAGTGCCAGGACCACGCCCCACGAGGCGGGCACCCACGATCGCGCGCGTGGCACGGGCTCCCTCCTCCTGCGCCGCACGGATCGTCCTGCGCCGGCGGGGACACCGTAGCGGGGTGTCCCCCCACGGCGGAGCCACGACGGCCACCTAGGCTGACCGCGTGACGACGGCTGGCACGGCGGGCCGCGCTGCCCGCGGCGGCGCGCAGATCGCCGGCGCCATGTTCGTCATGAACGTCGCCACCTACGGCTACACGGTCCTCGCGGCACGTCTGCTCGGTCCCGGCAGCTACGGCGGGTTCGCGGCCGTGATGAACCTGCTGCTGGTGGTCAGCGTGGTCGCCCTCGCCCTGCAGGCCACCGCGGCCCGGCGGATCTCCGCGGACGTCGACCACGTCGCCCAGATCGAGCGCGGCGTCCTGCAGGTCAGCTGGTACGCCGCTCTCGCGCTCGGTGGCGTGCTGCTGCTGCTCTTCCCGGTCGTCGAGCGCGTGCTGCGCCTCGACAGCTCCGCCACCGCGCTGCTCGTCGCCGCCACCGCCGTGCCGTTGACCGCCATGGGTGGGCAGGCCGGTGTGCTGCAGGGGGAGCGGCGCTGGCGGGCCCTCGGCGCGGTCTACGTCGCCGCCGGCGTACCCAGGCTGCTCATCGGGGTCTCCCTGCTCGCCTGGCAGCCCTCCGAGTTCCTGGCGGTCCTGGCCGTCGGCGTGGGTGCGCTCGCGCCGGTCGCCACCGGTTGGTGGCTGCTGCGCCCCCAGCGCACCACCGGAGCAGAGGCCGACCGCCACCGGGGCACGGCCATCCTCCGGGAGTCGCTGGCGAACTCGCAGGCACTGCTGGCCTACTTCGCGTTGTCCAACCTCGACATCGTGGTCGCCCGCAACGTGCTCGGTGGCTACGAGAGCGGTCTCTATGCCGGCGGGCTCATCCTCACCAAGGCCATGCTCTTCCTGCCCCAGTTCGTGGTGGTGGTCGCCTTCCCCTCGATGGTGGAGACCGCGCAGCGCGCCAGCACGCTCAGCCGCAGCCTCGGCGTCATCGCCGGACTGGGCGCCCTGGGCACCCTCGGGTGTGCGCTGCTGCCGGAGCTCGCCCTGGTGTTCATCGGCGGCGGCGAGTTCGCCTCGATCCTCGACCGGCTCTGGCTCTTCGCGCTGCTGGGCACGGTCCTCGCCATGCTCCAGCTGCTGGTCTACTCCGTCCTGGCCCGGCAGGGTCGGCGCAGCAGTGTGCTCCTGTGGCTGGCACTGACGGCGATGCTGGTCGTCGGGTCGACCGCCGAGACCCTGGCGGGCCTGGTCGTCCGGGTGATCGTCGTGGACGCCACCCTGCTCGCTGTGCTGCTGGCGCTGAGTGCCTGGCTGCTCCGCCGCGACGCGTCCACGCCCCAGCCCACGGGGTCACTCACCCGCTGAGCCCGGGGCCGTCGGCGTCAGTGTGCGGCCTCGTGCCAGCTCCGGCCGGTGCCGACCGA
The genomic region above belongs to Nocardioides coralli and contains:
- a CDS encoding alpha-(1->3)-arabinofuranosyltransferase domain-containing protein — encoded protein: MAQLRWRSRLLAGCALLVGIAFLQSPGYLIADTKFDLVEAPGSFLMRALDMWDPDAAFGQLQNQAYGYLWPMGPFFLLGEVVGLDGWVVQRLWMSLVLVTAFLGAALVCRALGVRSDFACLAAAFAYATSPRLLSTLGPISIEAWPSAVAPWVLLPLVLGLTRVHPWRAAGLAGLAVGMVGGVNAVATFAVIPVGAAWLLTRPVSRRRNVLLFGWSLATLLATGWWLVPLLLLGTYSPPFLAFIESASITTFPTTLTDALRGTSAWVPYIDSSWVGGHLTVTQGYLALNSAVVLSLGLVGIVVAPYRLRVFLVVTLVLGLVLVTAGHTGAVEGVLAGSVHTWLDGALAPLRNLHKFDPVVRLPMVVGLALVLERAHWPAARESPTRLSPHPRTWARTGLVFLSLVAIAGAAAPAITGRLAPAAAVIETPDYWSDAAEWLGQNSAPGETALLAPGSGFADYLWGAPRDEPLQYLAESPWAVRNAIPLAPPGNIRWLDAVEGLLSEGEPSEALAGTLRRAGVAYLVVRNDLVVDSDVPEPVLVHQAIEGSPGVRRVASFGPDLGGAAVVTDDDRRIVSGWGWREERPAIEVYGIDGTIAVVEAGEPPVVVGGPEDLHDLRGAGLLGDTPAVLGVDAEGTPPASYMLTDGFIRRERFFGRVHDSQSHPLLAGEPRRSKNPTLDYLPPAAGRWQSRARLLGAETVHASSSISDAVTPGGARAASSPYAAIDGLFGTEWVSRDGEAGTPWWRVQLASPRFVDAVEVTVGPSARDRVQIRAVTDKGGSDTVEAAPGSTRVLQVPAGATSSIRIEIASGSPAMLALAEVSWGAGEVRRQLVTPQMPDTWPAPDAILLRTLLDHRTGCVVVGLRTPCREGEDFGHEEPKGLDRWIHVPRAASYVAEATGRPVFGPELSSLLQQGQPINVSESSHAVEDPRSSGLAAIDGDIGTSWTARLDDLSPELRINWLGTRSLSSIEVVVEEAAPVRRPVTVELLHDDGSQQLQLDSGGRADLGDVETDSLVLRVLDAEAAGSAGRDGFVSELPVGISELRINGVPFEPVDLSDQQRTWACGTGPDVQIGDSVRGTAVRASPRQLYDLDRVDLRWCTSMEDGRQVRSREEVDLVAGGQTVVALSDGPVVVDELRLRRPDAALGQAPAADAVSGVKWRSRGRSDFSITPSRSSGIIVMRQNHNDGWRATQGGAALEPLVVDGWQQAWRLSSDEVVTVRYAPGRTYRWALMLGLSALVLLAVSLCVAPIRRRLRSLSGPPTRAADGALGSTPADAGRGLPATTVIVIAWGVGAVLAGWAGALIASVVFAVARLAARRGRAELVAYVVAGASGLAVAIYAVRPWGSSAGWAGSLSWPHYLVIVALSGLASTLVRGVGDDRSPMAGRSTRR
- a CDS encoding class I SAM-dependent methyltransferase — its product is MLVRGRPAGGRRTATLRRSIRLLREFRHEQTDPERFYRAVADDSVAQLAAWTDLDGARLLDVGGGPGYFRDAFRAAGADYVALDADVGELSGAGDIPPGTVIGSGMQLPFRDASVDVCYSSNVLEHVPDPWRMAEEMVRVTRPGGLVYLSYTVWFGPWGGHETAPWHYLGGRRARRQYVRRHGHEPKNRYGETMFGVTVAEGLGWARGQRLGDVVAVLPRYNPWWSHWLLRVPLLREVVTWNLVLVLRRT
- a CDS encoding glycosyltransferase family 4 protein; amino-acid sequence: MHDHVRLDGRHVIFLSWRDTTNPEGGGAELYLEHMARGLAERGARVTVFCAAHERAPADEVLDGVRFVRRGSKLTVYLAGFLRLLTRRLGHADVVVDVQNGMPFLARLATRRPVVVLVHHVHREQWPVVYPGVTGRVGWWIESWLAPRVYRSCQYVAVSQATRRELVELGVDAHRIAVVHNGTAPELEVSDGKSEVPEICVVGRLVPHKQVEHAIDAWRDLRAELPDLRLTIVGDGWWSEQLREHARATDPGGAVTLTGHVSELAKQQVYARSWVMALPSLKEGWGLVVGEAGRHRTPTVAYRSAGGTRESVIDGTSGLLVDDYAGMVDALRSVLTDTERRQRLSEGALEVSRRFTWEHAHGSFAAVLTSTLRGELSASQDPDEEPGSSAGPGYWVEP
- a CDS encoding DUF2613 family protein translates to MLNNLIGGALAMFAGAALAAATVFGVVYTQTSGPERSPADADQPFVDYGSTQ
- a CDS encoding lipopolysaccharide biosynthesis protein produces the protein MTTAGTAGRAARGGAQIAGAMFVMNVATYGYTVLAARLLGPGSYGGFAAVMNLLLVVSVVALALQATAARRISADVDHVAQIERGVLQVSWYAALALGGVLLLLFPVVERVLRLDSSATALLVAATAVPLTAMGGQAGVLQGERRWRALGAVYVAAGVPRLLIGVSLLAWQPSEFLAVLAVGVGALAPVATGWWLLRPQRTTGAEADRHRGTAILRESLANSQALLAYFALSNLDIVVARNVLGGYESGLYAGGLILTKAMLFLPQFVVVVAFPSMVETAQRASTLSRSLGVIAGLGALGTLGCALLPELALVFIGGGEFASILDRLWLFALLGTVLAMLQLLVYSVLARQGRRSSVLLWLALTAMLVVGSTAETLAGLVVRVIVVDATLLAVLLALSAWLLRRDASTPQPTGSLTR